TTGAACAGAACAACAGGAGTGCTGGTAAATACCGCGAAAAAGTCAGACTTTCATTTGCTCCTCTATTCTTCCCACTCCTTGAGACAAATGACTACGTCTTGTGGAGCATTGAGAACGACCCTAAAACTACAGATACGGTGTCGAAGATTGCGCTGCTGTTCTATGCTTCGACTGTCTTGCCCACCTATCCAGTTTTGGATATGCTTCTAAAACTCAATATTATCAGTCCTGATATGCGTGTTAATCTCATGCCGGACTGCGGTATATTCTGGGCTAGAGACGCATACGTTCCAAGCACAGCTAGTGAGAGCCACTCTATTTGGCAGTACTTCCTCGCTCAGGAGTTTTATTTCTGGTTGTATCATGATGAGTATTATGTTACTCGTCGTTTTGCCGGTATAGTCGAGCGTTTTCTTCGACTCGGCGCTGATGCTCGGTTTCGATTTTCTACTGTGGTCGTTCACTATCCCATCAAGCCAAACCTAGAATGCGAGACAGAAGATACTTTCACATTTGGAAACCCCAATGAACCAGAGACCCTCTCATTCAGGCGTAAATGGCGACATGCCAGCTACTATTTGGACGACCGGGATGAAattgacgatgttgttggtcttgacaacaCATTTCCCAAGGTAGAAACTTGGCCATGGGAACCGAACGAACTTCGTCGCGAGATATCATTTGCAGGTTGGATCCGGGCTATGAGCGATTTCCCAGGCAAAGATAATTTGCTGCAACTCGTGGAGGAGAGGGCTCACGACTGCCGGAGCCTTGCTGCGAGTACTTCTTCAGTCAAAACAAAAGAAGCTGTATCTCTTGATGCAGAACCGATCGTACTTTCAAAGAAATATATAGGCATCAATTGGTTATATTTACTCGCTGGTCTGCTAGGTAAGTGTTTTTTACAGTAACTCAGTTTCCTCTGGATTAATTACTAAATAACTTCTTATAAATAGGACTTATGTTGGTTATCTTTGGCTACGTTACTATGTAATGGGTAGTTACATATTATTATGTAGGTAAAACTCCAGCTGGTGTAGGCACTCAGACACTAACGGAAATGTCCCATTAGGCATACCCGACTGTGGACCGAGTGGCCCCACTATGTCTTCCGGTGGAACAAATTGCCGTAAAGGGAAACGAAAGCTCGCCGTCACGACTACCAATGGCGTTCTCGTATGAGACTTGGAGAACTTGTTATATAAGGCCCGTGACCCCGATGTAATAGCAGATATCTCACTAAATAATCGCCCCTCTTCTAAATAAAGTCATCGTCACAGCAATCACCCATGAACAAAGGCACCATGAgttccaacaccaacgagATCACAGTCACTCTGGGACAGATCGCCAAGATGATTGACCACTCCCTTCTGCACCCCACCATGACAGACGTCGATATCCTTCAAGGCCTCGCCATCGCAAAAAAGTACGACGTCGCCACAGCCTGCGTTAAACCATATGCTATTTCCATGGCTAAGCAGCAACTCCAGGGCAGCAATGTCTTGATATGTCCCGTCATTGGCTTTCCGCATGGAAACAGCAGCACTGCCGTCAAGGTTTTCGAAGCTGAATCGGTTACTTTTGAAGGCGCTAATGAGGTCGACATGGTCGTCAATATTGGCAAAGTACTCGGCGGTGACTGGGAATATGTTGCTGAAGAGGTTCACCAAGTCAACAATGCCGTTGTCAAAGGCGGGGCTATTCTGAAAGTCATTTTTGAAAACGACTACTTGAGTGAGAAACACGTTGAGTACCTTGACAAGATCTGCACGGATATTGGAGTGGCTTTCGTCAAAACTTCAACTGGCTACGGTTTCGTCAAGCAGGCCAACAGCATGTATAATTACAAGGGCGCAACCATTCCTCATCTGAAGCTTATGGTAGAGAAATCTGGCAAGGATGTCCAGGTTAAAGCTGCTGGAGGCGTTCGCACCCTCGACGATTTACTGCATGTCATGTCGCTAGGCGTTACACGTATCGGTGCTACAGCTACAGTTGCGATTATGGAGGAAGCGGTTAAGAGAGGCATCACGGACCAGCCTAGTAAGGTTACATTCAAGCCCATGGCCGACAGCTCAGTCGGAGGATACTGAGAACATTCGGAAGGGGACGGAATTGCTTGGCATGTAAGGTTAGGCCGAAGATGTAAAATAGGTGGTGTCACATAGTAGTTACGCGGCCGAATGCGCCGGCTCCGACGAATCAGGTTAAGGAATTACTATGAACAGTTCTCCGACAGAAAAAGAGTAACGCCGAACATTTTCGCTTAATCATCACAACATTCTCTTCCATAGTCCACGGCATCCAGCAATCTTAGTGAAGATCAATCGCCACAAAGTTACCAACGCTTGCGAGAGATGTCGAAAGCAAAAGCTTAAAGTAAATACGCCCTTTCAATAATGGATCAGTTGACTAAATGCGATAGTGTGATTTTGAGCGTCCATGCACCCTATACACAAGAGCAAATAGCGAATGCATCGCATCTGGAAGTACCAGATAGAGACCCTATCAAGCGGCGCCAGAGCAAGCCGCGGCAACGAACAATTTAGTCAAAAACGAACTAAGTACTACTATTAGATCAGCTGTAGGATCAACTTGGAATTCCAGCTCCACTGTCAAGCTCGTTAAAGAGGTGAGTTAGAGCACGAGTATGACCTTTACTTATACCATTACTATTACAGCCTAATAGACCTCTATATATACCTTACATTTTTCACTAATCAGCACTACCTTTACTAAAGATAATCAGTACTGAGCTGTTATAATTATAACTAATTTAATAACATTAGTATTAATTTACTTAaataattactattagcaTAActtaatatagttaatatatatatatatacttaataCTAAATAGaatttaatttattaattatttataATACTTCTTTACTCTAATAAGCCTTACTTATACTATTTactattaaaagatataatacttaCATATACTTAAATATACTTAAATGTACTTAAATATACTTAATactatactttatatattttataaatataaacTTAATATAAACTAGTTTACCTATTTAAAGAAAattaactattataatataatagtAATATATTAAAGGATAATAAGaacttaattaattaaaaCTATATTAACATAGCTTACAGCTTAATATTTTTATTGAAGCGTAAAGATACTAATTAAATCCTTTTAAAAAGTCATATTTTGCCTCGTCTTTTTTCTTGCTATAAATTGATGGGATTTGAGGCCCTTCATTAGAGATAATATACCCTGCCAGACACTCTTCAAATGACACTTGAGGCATGTCCTTTTCGTAAAACGTATCATATCGTGGGTGTAATGCATCTGTAAGGGACATTACATTACCCTGAGGATGTAAGGTTTTCCATGGGTAAACACActgttggccttggcaaCGCTTAAGAACCAGCATGAGGCCGTTGAGGCGGGAGACTACTTTCTGGACAGGGTGCCCAAAGATGTAGCTCTTTGTTTTGTTAAGGTTATTCATTTGGGCAGGATCGGCCTCCGGTTGAAAATTTGAGTTAGGTGCCAAGGACTGTGAAGCATATCATAGAATAGAAACTTACATGCATATCGTAGAGCTCACGTTCATTTGTGCACCAAACACTGTACATAAGGTTATATCCCGAGCCTATAAGGCGGATGGATTTATATGTGTTATTGAAGATATTTACTGCAAATGGTTAAGAAGAAGTAAGTCAGTAAACAACCTATAGTGAAAACAAATGCCAGGGACGGGACACTGAACAACTTACCTTCAGTACCATATTTTCCTTCGTCAAAGGAGCTCAAGTCCCAAAACTCGACGTTGACAATTTCATACTTTTGTGGCTGCTTCTGGTTCTTAACGGGCATCGGGGTCCCGTCAAAATCATCGCGAAGGGGGATACCAGCAAGCTCAAAAATTGTCGGGGCGAGGTCAACGTGATTTGTCGGGTACTTTACTGAACCCTTTGGGACGCCCGGGCCGCGAATCATGAAAGGAATACTAACATCTTCTTCGTAGCAGCTTGTTTTGCCAGCCTGAAGTCGGTGCTGGCCCATATGGAAGCCATTATCTGTGGTATAGATAACGTacgtatcatcaacaagaccgcGCTGCTCAAGTTTTGAAAAGATATCATCTATCATGTCATCCAATGAAGCCAAGGCACGAAGCCTCTGGCGGTAGAATTCGTCCAAGTAATCGACTACCGTCGAATTCAGTCTTGGCAGCTCTTTGAGATAACTGATATCCTTTGGCACAGAAGGATTGAAGCTCTTTGTGCGTGGGATCTTTGCGTTAGGGTAAAGGTGGGCATGTCGGTCTGCAGGCACAGGAGCCGAAAATTTGACCCCTTGACTCGTGATGGCTGTCTCCGAGTGCGGGCCAATTGGCATGACAAACATGAAAAAGGGCCGTGAGTCGACGTTGTCggcagcatcgtcaagataGCCGAGTGACTTTTCCGCGACAAGATCGGTATTGTATTTACCTGGATAGTATACTGGCTTATCGTGATTACGCTGGAACGAGGCATTCTTGTAGATGTAGATGTTTGGTTGGATAAGGACTTCTCCGAAACACGTCGGCATGGAACGCTCTCAGTAGCCTACCCTTCATCCGCAATTTCACGCTTCCTTTAGGTGCGTTTTGCTTAGTAGTCGGTCTCAATGTCCTAAGCAATGGCTTCGACATTGCTATCTATAATACGGTCCAGGCAATGAATGGTAAGTGTCGATAAACGATAGATAGATCACTACGTTCTGAATCTAACTGTGGCTGGTTTTAGCCTTTCAACACACGTTTGGTGACGTGTGTAACCCCAAAGGCATATGCCACATTAGCACCAGAaacctttcccttctcaacTCGATTCCCTACATCACCTATGCCTCGGCGCTTTGGGTGGCCTCGGTGATTGGAGAACGATACGGACGCCGCGTTGTCTATATATCAATGAACATCATCTGTCTGGTTGGCATAGCGATCAGCTACACATCCAAGTCCTATGGGCAGATTCTTGCTGGACGCTCTGTTGTCAACATATACACAGGCATGGAAGGCTGGCTCATTcctctcttcatctccgaATTAGTTCCACCCCGCGTCCGCGGTGCAATGGTTAGCACCTACGTCTTCGGTCGCCTCATCGGATCTCTGATCATTGGTATTGTTGCCTATGCCACAGCTCCTATCCCTGGGGATGATTCCTGGAAGATTCCAGTGGCTGTGTTGTTTTCTGTACCTTCTCTTGCCCTGCTCCTCACTTGGTTTGTGCCCGAATCTCCCAGATGGCTTATTAGAATGGGATGAGAAGACAAGGCCCTCTCCGTTTTGAAGTATCTCAACGATGGCCACCCTGGTTACGATATCGATGAGGACATGGCGCGGATGAGAGTTTCACTCGAAAGGAATGTTGAGGGAAGTGGCTGGAGGGATCTTTTCAAGGGCCACAATTTAGTAAGCCCTTCTCTCTGGCGGTGTGGTCCGCTTCTGCTAACATGCATTCTCAGAGACGTACCAGCATTGCCATGATTGCCAACTTCTTCGCCCTAGCCTCTGGCCAAGCATTCGCAAACACGTACGGCActatcttcatcaagagtcTCAATGTCTATAACCCTTATGTCTTCACCATCATAATCAAGGTTGGAGGCATTGTCGGCGCCTTGACATTCGCACTCCTAGTCGACCACGTTGGCAGGAGGTTCTTTTATCATACGCTTGCTCCGATGGCGGCGATTTGCATGATAGTGATCGGAAGCGTCGGTGCTATACACAACCCAAGCAAGCAGGCTAAGCTTGTCATTGCCTCTATGTTTCCCTGCTATGGGCTTTTCTTGCTCGGATCCTTTGCCCCATTGTAAGTTCAATCGATTCATCACTGACCAATGCATTGACCGTGTTCGTTAGGGGCACACTCATTCCTGCCGAAATACCCTCTCCTCGActcagagacaagacagcGATGGCTGCTTTTACTGTCCAGAATCTGACGAACTTTGTCACCACCTTTACGGTTCCCTATCTTACAGATGCTGGATACGCCAACCTTGGAGCAAAGATTGGCTTTATTTATGGCGCTCTCGGGCTTGCAGGCTGTGTCTGGGCTTTCTTCTACTACCCTGAGCTTGAAGGCCGTTCGCTTGAAGAAATCGATCTTATGTTTATCGAGAACATCCCAGCTCGACATACACGAAGTAAGCACCTAAAGCATTTGGTTTCGAATTTTGACTTTCTTTAAATATATGTTTTGCTAATACGACTCCTCTTTTATAGCTTGGAAGGCACCGTGCCAGGATACTAAGAAAAAGGAATTAGATAATATAATTCCAGAGGCTAAAGGACAAGCTATAGAGCATATTGAAGGCGTATAAGGtatacttatataaattaGTATCTTAATACTTCTAGATAGCAagtatataaagatatatattaagttataCTTAAATAAAA
This genomic interval from Fusarium verticillioides 7600 chromosome 1, whole genome shotgun sequence contains the following:
- a CDS encoding deoxyribose-phosphate aldolase; protein product: MSSNTNEITVTLGQIAKMIDHSLLHPTMTDVDILQGLAIAKKYDVATACVKPYAISMAKQQLQGSNVLICPVIGFPHGNSSTAVKVFEAESVTFEGANEVDMVVNIGKVLGGDWEYVAEEVHQVNNAVVKGGAILKVIFENDYLSEKHVEYLDKICTDIGVAFVKTSTGYGFVKQANSMYNYKGATIPHLKLMVEKSGKDVQVKAAGGVRTLDDLLHVMSLGVTRIGATATVAIMEEAVKRGITDQPSKVTFKPMADSSVGGY